From Gemmatimonadaceae bacterium, the proteins below share one genomic window:
- a CDS encoding magnesium transporter: MSTGPTRPSRTTRTPDDLAREIAGLGKAEAADVLERLDVETAAAVLQAINPAVAGDIIPELEADKRESLFKAAPIGVTQQWSLNLSFPDESVGRLMEMPPAVFRPHETVGSATERIRALPKGVFFTYAFIVDEDRVLTGLATMRDLLTTDDDARLDTIMLRDVFTLQPAEQVSDAMEAVVHRHFPVYPVVDDAGRLLGQVRGAALFQERAFELSAQPGRMVGVDQEERLNTSWPRSLKFRHPWLQLNLLTAFLAAGVVGFFQSTLDQMVILALFLPVLAGQSGNTGCQALAVTLRGMTLGELDLGAGRKLIAKEALLGVLNGFLVGLVAGAGMYLVARAQGNPNAMALAGIVVAAMVGSCVISGVSGALIPLTLQKVGADPATASSIFLTTATDVASMGMLLGLATLLLV, encoded by the coding sequence GTGAGCACCGGCCCGACGCGCCCATCGCGCACAACACGCACGCCTGACGACCTCGCCCGCGAGATCGCCGGACTCGGCAAGGCCGAGGCCGCCGATGTCCTCGAGCGCCTCGATGTCGAGACCGCAGCCGCCGTGCTGCAGGCCATCAACCCCGCCGTCGCCGGCGACATCATCCCCGAACTCGAGGCCGACAAGCGCGAGTCCTTGTTCAAGGCCGCGCCGATCGGCGTCACGCAACAGTGGTCGCTCAACCTCTCGTTCCCCGACGAGAGCGTGGGCCGCTTGATGGAGATGCCGCCCGCGGTATTCCGTCCGCACGAGACAGTTGGCTCGGCGACGGAGCGCATTCGCGCGCTGCCCAAGGGCGTGTTCTTCACCTACGCCTTCATCGTGGATGAGGACCGGGTGCTCACCGGGCTCGCCACGATGCGCGACCTGCTCACCACGGACGATGACGCGCGGCTCGACACCATCATGCTGCGCGACGTGTTCACGCTGCAGCCCGCCGAGCAAGTGTCCGATGCGATGGAAGCGGTGGTGCACCGGCACTTCCCCGTGTATCCGGTTGTGGACGATGCCGGACGACTGCTCGGCCAGGTGCGTGGCGCCGCGCTCTTCCAGGAGCGCGCCTTCGAACTCTCGGCGCAACCGGGCCGAATGGTCGGTGTCGACCAAGAGGAACGCCTCAATACGTCGTGGCCACGCTCGCTCAAGTTCCGGCATCCCTGGTTGCAGCTCAACCTGCTGACGGCGTTCCTTGCCGCCGGCGTCGTTGGGTTCTTCCAGAGCACACTGGACCAGATGGTGATTCTCGCGCTGTTCCTGCCGGTGCTCGCGGGTCAGTCGGGCAACACGGGCTGCCAGGCGCTCGCCGTGACGCTGCGCGGGATGACGCTCGGCGAGCTGGACCTCGGCGCCGGGCGCAAGCTGATCGCCAAGGAAGCACTGCTCGGCGTGCTGAACGGATTCCTCGTCGGGCTCGTGGCGGGCGCGGGGATGTATCTCGTGGCGCGCGCGCAGGGGAATCCGAATGCCATGGCACTGGCCGGGATCGTCGTCGCGGCGATGGTCGGCAGCTGCGTGATCAGCGGGGTGTCGGGCGCGCTGATCCCGCTGACGCTGCAGAAGGTGGGCGCGGATCCCGCCACGGCATCGAGCATCTTCCTGACGACGGCCACCGACGTCGCCAGCATGGGAATGCTACTCGGGCTGGCGACGCTGTTGCTGGTCTAG
- a CDS encoding tetratricopeptide repeat protein: protein MKHLRVVLPLLLVCAAVDQVAAQQLARLARGADEKDWEAHFDAGVAVLRTKPLDALASFEMAAQLDPTRAEPLFGQYVAFWIAQPREDYLAWRDGNEEQRKRKDVIRADSVRDVAMLRNPFVHRGLEVVMFDMMPGRFSTNRDTQAWLAYSTGNFARAEQVLTRTINRDPQRYLTQRYERALNRVMQQNLDGAREDLVAIVEELRRRESSAAELDYYLSKHVFLYMIGLIDVQRRDFAAARLNFAEAMLENAGFAYAQAAVANVSRVERKSRDAATEFATAIELAPTDPVLRWQYSQALFDAGRYDQAVAEATRAAEQVPQWAAPHLVVGMARERQGRNTQAQQAYETFVGLAPQADPTAQRIRQRLAAGRD from the coding sequence ATGAAGCACCTGCGCGTCGTTCTTCCGTTGCTCCTCGTGTGCGCGGCGGTGGACCAGGTCGCGGCGCAGCAGTTGGCCCGCCTCGCGCGCGGCGCGGACGAGAAGGACTGGGAGGCGCATTTCGACGCGGGCGTGGCGGTGCTGCGCACCAAGCCACTCGATGCGCTGGCATCCTTCGAGATGGCGGCACAGCTCGACCCGACACGCGCCGAGCCGCTCTTCGGGCAGTATGTCGCGTTCTGGATCGCGCAGCCCCGTGAGGACTACCTCGCCTGGCGCGATGGCAACGAGGAGCAGCGGAAGCGAAAGGACGTGATCCGCGCAGACTCCGTGCGCGACGTGGCGATGCTGCGCAACCCGTTCGTGCACCGCGGGCTCGAAGTCGTGATGTTCGACATGATGCCCGGTCGCTTCAGCACGAATCGCGACACGCAGGCGTGGCTGGCCTATTCCACCGGCAACTTCGCGCGCGCTGAGCAGGTGCTCACCCGTACCATCAACCGGGATCCCCAGCGCTATTTGACGCAGCGATACGAGCGTGCCCTCAACCGCGTCATGCAACAGAACCTTGACGGCGCGCGGGAGGACCTGGTCGCCATCGTGGAGGAACTCCGGCGTCGCGAGAGCAGCGCGGCGGAGCTCGATTACTACCTGTCGAAGCACGTCTTTCTCTACATGATTGGCCTGATTGACGTGCAGCGCCGTGACTTCGCGGCCGCGCGACTCAACTTCGCCGAGGCGATGCTGGAGAATGCCGGCTTCGCCTATGCGCAGGCCGCGGTGGCCAACGTCTCGCGGGTCGAACGCAAGTCGCGTGATGCGGCCACGGAGTTCGCGACGGCCATCGAGCTCGCCCCGACGGACCCGGTCTTGCGCTGGCAGTACTCGCAGGCGCTGTTCGACGCGGGGCGCTACGACCAGGCGGTCGCTGAAGCGACACGTGCCGCGGAGCAGGTTCCGCAGTGGGCCGCTCCGCACCTCGTCGTCGGAATGGCGCGCGAGCGGCAGGGGCGCAATACCCAGGCGCAGCAGGCCTACGAGACGTTCGTCGGGCTCGCGCCGCAGGCCGATCCGACGGCGCAGCGGATTCGGCAACGCCTTGCGGCCGGACGCGACTAG
- a CDS encoding PQQ-dependent sugar dehydrogenase, whose translation MTMRVLTVAPLIAASLVASCSQAQVASGPGMADASPQPASTPGVVRAETVARGLENPWGLDFLPDGRMLVTERPGRLRIVAADGSLSLPLDGVPAVYARGQGGLLDVAVDPDFASNRFIYLTYAEPGPGGAGTSAARARLDGTRLVDLQVIYRQRPKTEGGGHYGSRLVFASDGKLFISQGDRMLHREKAQDLSAGMGKLIRINRDGTIPNDNPFVGRSDAQPEIWSYGHRNMQGATLAPDGRLWTIEHGARGGDELNHPEPGKNYGWPVITYGRDYSGLKIGEGVAKEGMEQPVYYWDPVIAPSGMTFYAGDRYAGWTGDLFIGSLSPGGLVRLTLREGRVTREMRYLGELRERIRDVVQGPDGFLYLLTDSRDGRVLRILPETP comes from the coding sequence ATGACTATGCGAGTGTTGACGGTTGCACCCTTGATCGCCGCGTCGCTCGTGGCGTCCTGTTCACAGGCGCAGGTGGCCAGCGGGCCGGGCATGGCCGATGCATCCCCGCAGCCGGCGTCCACACCGGGCGTGGTGCGCGCCGAGACTGTGGCGCGCGGATTGGAGAATCCGTGGGGGCTGGACTTCCTGCCCGATGGCAGGATGCTCGTCACCGAGCGTCCGGGTCGCCTGCGCATAGTGGCTGCCGACGGTTCGCTCTCGCTGCCGCTTGATGGTGTGCCGGCGGTGTACGCGCGCGGACAGGGCGGCCTGCTCGATGTCGCGGTGGATCCCGACTTCGCGAGCAACCGCTTCATCTACCTGACCTACGCGGAGCCCGGCCCTGGTGGCGCAGGGACTTCGGCGGCGCGCGCACGCCTCGACGGCACGCGCCTCGTCGATCTGCAGGTCATCTACCGGCAGCGACCGAAGACGGAAGGCGGCGGCCACTACGGCTCGCGACTGGTCTTCGCATCGGACGGCAAGCTGTTCATCTCGCAGGGCGACCGGATGCTGCACCGCGAGAAGGCGCAGGACCTGAGTGCCGGGATGGGCAAGCTGATTCGCATCAACCGCGACGGCACCATTCCCAACGACAATCCCTTCGTCGGCCGCAGTGACGCGCAGCCGGAGATCTGGTCCTACGGGCATCGCAACATGCAGGGTGCGACGCTGGCGCCCGACGGCCGGCTGTGGACCATCGAGCACGGCGCGCGCGGCGGTGACGAGCTCAATCATCCCGAGCCCGGCAAGAACTACGGCTGGCCTGTGATCACCTACGGCCGCGATTACTCGGGCCTCAAGATTGGTGAGGGCGTGGCAAAGGAAGGCATGGAGCAGCCTGTCTACTATTGGGATCCCGTGATCGCGCCGAGCGGCATGACGTTCTATGCGGGCGATCGCTACGCGGGCTGGACCGGCGACCTCTTCATTGGCTCGCTCTCGCCCGGTGGCTTGGTGCGCCTGACCTTGCGTGAGGGGCGCGTGACGCGGGAGATGCGCTACCTCGGCGAGTTGCGCGAACGCATCCGCGATGTGGTGCAAGGACCCGATGGCTTCCTATACCTTCTGACCGACAGCCGCGACGGGCGCGTGCTGCGCATCCTGCCGGAGACTCCATGA
- a CDS encoding amidohydrolase family protein: MLASLVLSLALAADTTVYPVMNHGFRAGEMVVVRDADSVVVTYSHIDRNRGRWVQSRYTLDAAGRVIAGESRPMTREGEVSAATDRYALRGDSLRFERQMGNQPMGRMVAREGGFYAMANATAWHEALLVRHLLASPGRTAKLLPGNREARLEVAADTMLPSVRGPRRVRLMMIHSTGATPSALWVDGDGQLAASSVAWFITVHPDYVPAVEAMRVIESAYRDRAGNALAQRIPVAAQGTVFIRNTDVFDSETGRTLTNHNVLIEGDRIRAVGPAASLRAPRGATVIDGSGKTLIPGMWDMHTHFQLTSQTGTVLRHLSIGVTSIRDMAADTDVGVSHRDRANNLTLVSPRVYLGGFIEGPQQWAGPSAVRVSTEAEAREWVARYDSLGYKQVKLYNLVHPDLVPTIAAEAKARGMRVSGHIPRGLTLPTAVRLGFDEVNHAAFLFSTFYQDSLYWPEMRAYSLVARIVAPNIDVDGPAMTALLNDLKAHGTVVDGTFNLWMRDSSGADSIEAKAGNRAYLRLIKRLHDTGVTIVAGTDGSSFNAELEHYQQAGIPAPRVLQIATIEAARVLGETADYGSIAAGKVADLVLVSGKPQENVRDARNVELVFRAGRAYTPKALTDAANTASTPFTP, encoded by the coding sequence ATGCTCGCCTCCCTCGTCCTCTCGCTCGCGCTCGCCGCCGACACGACCGTCTATCCGGTGATGAACCACGGCTTCCGTGCCGGCGAGATGGTTGTCGTGCGCGATGCCGACTCGGTGGTCGTCACCTACTCGCACATCGACCGCAACCGCGGACGCTGGGTGCAGTCGCGCTACACGCTGGATGCTGCGGGTCGCGTGATCGCGGGCGAGAGCCGCCCGATGACGCGCGAGGGCGAGGTCAGCGCCGCCACGGACCGCTATGCATTGCGCGGCGACTCGCTGCGCTTCGAGCGGCAGATGGGCAACCAGCCAATGGGCCGGATGGTGGCGCGCGAAGGTGGCTTCTATGCGATGGCCAACGCCACCGCGTGGCACGAGGCGCTGCTCGTGCGGCACCTGCTCGCGTCACCCGGGCGCACGGCCAAGCTGCTGCCGGGCAATCGCGAGGCACGACTCGAAGTCGCCGCCGACACGATGCTGCCAAGTGTGCGCGGTCCGCGGCGGGTGCGGTTGATGATGATCCACAGCACGGGCGCGACGCCGTCGGCCCTCTGGGTAGATGGCGACGGGCAACTCGCTGCGAGCTCCGTCGCCTGGTTCATCACCGTGCATCCCGACTACGTGCCGGCCGTCGAGGCGATGCGTGTCATCGAGTCGGCGTATCGCGACCGTGCGGGCAACGCGTTGGCGCAGCGCATCCCCGTGGCAGCGCAGGGAACGGTGTTCATCCGCAACACCGACGTCTTTGACAGCGAGACGGGCCGCACGCTCACGAACCACAACGTGCTCATCGAGGGCGATCGCATCCGTGCGGTCGGGCCGGCGGCCAGCCTGCGCGCCCCGCGCGGCGCCACGGTGATCGACGGCAGCGGCAAGACCTTGATCCCCGGCATGTGGGACATGCACACCCACTTCCAGCTCACGAGCCAGACCGGCACCGTGCTGCGGCATCTCTCGATTGGCGTCACGAGTATCCGTGACATGGCCGCGGATACGGATGTCGGCGTCTCGCACCGTGATCGCGCCAACAACCTCACGCTGGTCTCCCCACGCGTGTACCTCGGCGGCTTCATCGAAGGGCCGCAGCAGTGGGCGGGGCCGTCAGCCGTGCGCGTGAGCACGGAGGCGGAGGCCCGTGAATGGGTCGCGCGCTACGACTCGCTGGGCTACAAGCAGGTCAAGCTCTACAACCTCGTGCACCCCGACCTCGTGCCGACGATCGCCGCCGAGGCCAAGGCGCGCGGCATGCGCGTGAGCGGACACATCCCGCGCGGGCTCACGCTGCCGACGGCGGTGCGGCTGGGGTTCGACGAGGTGAACCACGCGGCGTTCCTGTTCTCGACCTTCTACCAGGACTCGCTGTATTGGCCGGAGATGCGCGCGTATTCGCTGGTGGCGCGGATTGTCGCGCCGAACATCGACGTGGACGGCCCGGCGATGACGGCGCTGCTCAATGACCTGAAGGCGCACGGCACCGTGGTGGACGGCACGTTCAACCTCTGGATGCGGGACTCGTCCGGTGCGGATTCGATTGAAGCCAAGGCCGGCAACCGCGCCTACCTGCGGTTGATCAAGCGCCTACACGACACCGGCGTGACGATCGTCGCGGGCACGGATGGCTCCAGCTTCAACGCGGAGCTCGAGCACTACCAGCAGGCCGGCATCCCAGCGCCGCGCGTGTTGCAGATCGCGACGATCGAGGCGGCGCGGGTGTTGGGCGAGACGGCCGACTACGGCAGCATTGCCGCCGGCAAGGTCGCGGATCTCGTGCTTGTGAGTGGCAAGCCGCAGGAGAATGTGCGCGATGCGCGGAACGTGGAGTTGGTGTTCCGCGCCGGGCGCGCCTACACTCCCAAGGCGCTGACGGATGCGGCGAACACGGCGTCGACGCCGTTTACGCCTTGA
- a CDS encoding Rid family detoxifying hydrolase produces the protein MSETIRYVQTSTAPTPAGHYSQATVHNGVVYVAGQLAIDPATGEKMLGSIEEQTERTLRNVEAILEAAGSDLAHALKFTVYVSDMSLWGAVNATYATVMGPHKPARAIVPTKALHHGFLIEMDCIAALKA, from the coding sequence ATGTCCGAGACGATCCGATACGTGCAGACGAGCACGGCGCCGACGCCGGCCGGTCACTACTCGCAGGCGACGGTCCACAATGGCGTTGTGTATGTCGCGGGGCAGTTGGCCATCGATCCGGCGACGGGCGAGAAGATGCTTGGGTCGATCGAAGAGCAGACTGAGCGCACGCTGCGCAACGTCGAAGCAATTCTCGAAGCGGCCGGCAGCGACCTGGCGCACGCGCTCAAGTTCACGGTCTACGTGAGCGACATGTCGCTATGGGGCGCGGTGAACGCGACCTACGCCACGGTGATGGGTCCGCACAAGCCGGCGCGCGCCATCGTGCCGACGAAGGCGTTGCACCACGGGTTCCTGATCGAGATGGACTGCATCGCGGCGCTCAAGGCGTAA
- a CDS encoding HNH endonuclease, which translates to MCAYCERVVPERTITLDHVTPRRGLTAYDRRDNLVLCCKTCNAAKADKPILAFLLGNRARIVAMYKYGQHLSHQLVEMVNDLLPEKDRPPLPKGPVTAKPKPPVKRRLWREMHPHDSDGADPYLD; encoded by the coding sequence GTGTGTGCATACTGCGAGCGCGTGGTGCCGGAGCGCACGATCACGCTGGACCACGTCACGCCGCGTCGCGGGCTCACGGCCTATGACCGGCGCGACAACCTCGTGCTCTGCTGCAAGACCTGCAACGCGGCCAAGGCCGACAAGCCAATCCTAGCCTTCCTGCTCGGCAACCGGGCGCGCATCGTCGCGATGTACAAGTACGGGCAGCATCTCAGCCACCAGCTGGTGGAGATGGTGAACGACCTGTTGCCTGAGAAGGACCGCCCGCCGCTCCCCAAGGGCCCCGTGACGGCGAAGCCCAAGCCGCCGGTGAAGCGCCGTCTGTGGCGCGAGATGCATCCGCACGACAGCGACGGCGCCGACCCCTACCTCGACTGA
- a CDS encoding SDR family oxidoreductase, with product MRALISAGASVTLCVRDRAAAERVAAEAGGRTQVVTADVTDQQAVQDAVATAVATFGPVDVLVNNAGTVETVPFLKSTPEHFTRMYAVHVLGPMFTTKAVLPSMLERGHGRVVNVASIAGLHGAPYVAHYVAAKHALVGLTRSLAMEFGPKGIAFNAVCPGYVDTDMVTNSVQRVAARTKHSEADTLAAILADAGQPRLVRPKEVADAVLAFALPGAAKREAETLVLMGHDS from the coding sequence GTGCGCGCCCTGATCTCGGCGGGCGCATCCGTCACGCTCTGCGTGCGGGATCGGGCGGCCGCTGAACGCGTGGCCGCCGAAGCGGGCGGACGCACGCAGGTGGTCACCGCGGACGTCACCGACCAGCAAGCCGTGCAGGACGCCGTGGCGACGGCCGTCGCCACGTTCGGGCCGGTTGATGTCCTCGTCAACAACGCGGGTACGGTTGAGACCGTCCCCTTCCTCAAGTCCACGCCGGAGCATTTCACGAGGATGTACGCCGTGCACGTGCTCGGCCCGATGTTCACGACCAAGGCCGTACTGCCCTCGATGCTCGAGCGCGGCCACGGTCGCGTCGTCAACGTGGCGAGCATCGCCGGACTGCACGGCGCGCCCTACGTGGCGCACTATGTCGCCGCCAAGCACGCACTCGTCGGACTCACGCGCTCACTGGCGATGGAGTTCGGCCCCAAAGGCATCGCCTTCAACGCCGTGTGTCCGGGCTACGTCGATACCGATATGGTGACGAACTCCGTGCAGCGCGTCGCCGCGCGCACCAAGCACTCGGAGGCCGACACACTCGCCGCGATCCTCGCCGACGCCGGACAGCCGCGACTCGTGCGCCCGAAGGAAGTCGCCGATGCCGTCCTTGCCTTCGCCCTGCCTGGCGCCGCGAAACGAGAAGCCGAGACCTTGGTCCTGATGGGCCACGACAGCTAA
- a CDS encoding ketoacyl-ACP synthase III, producing the protein MPYAAITGWGKCMPPAVLSNEDLATFLDTNDEWIVSRTGMKERRVSHISAVEMSTIASARALACAGLDPADVDLIIYGGVSNEELCPNSASGVQLALGANKAASIDLNTACTSFCYGLATATSMIRTGIVKNAVIIGVELISRYMDWSNRNVAVLFGDGAAAVVLQASDNEEGMLGAVLGCDAEARDTLRVRGFGCGYSGLGITFGDTIWDFDGQAIFKRAVHGMSGASKQVLAEHGITGEDVSLVVPHQANLRIIESVAKYAGIPMEKVMLTVQKYGNMSAATVPVALVEALEEGRVKPNSWLLMPAFGGGLTYCSLLVKWGTRVTPLGESAIEMPPLTRSALEIVNEIRAGQDPHGRSKDGLMAPAFARRPVSA; encoded by the coding sequence ATGCCATACGCCGCCATCACCGGATGGGGGAAGTGCATGCCCCCCGCCGTGCTCAGCAACGAGGACCTCGCGACCTTCCTCGACACCAATGACGAGTGGATCGTCTCGCGCACCGGGATGAAGGAGCGCCGCGTCTCGCACATCAGCGCGGTGGAGATGAGCACGATTGCCTCCGCGCGCGCCCTCGCCTGCGCCGGCCTCGACCCCGCCGACGTGGACCTCATCATCTACGGCGGCGTCAGCAACGAGGAACTCTGCCCCAACAGCGCGTCCGGCGTGCAGCTCGCGCTCGGGGCCAACAAGGCTGCCAGCATCGACCTCAACACGGCCTGCACGAGCTTCTGCTACGGATTGGCCACGGCGACCTCGATGATCCGCACGGGCATCGTGAAGAACGCGGTCATCATCGGCGTCGAGTTGATCAGCCGTTATATGGATTGGAGCAACCGCAACGTCGCCGTGCTTTTTGGTGACGGGGCCGCCGCTGTGGTGCTGCAGGCCTCGGACAACGAAGAGGGCATGCTCGGCGCCGTGCTCGGCTGCGACGCCGAAGCGCGCGACACGCTGCGCGTGCGCGGATTTGGCTGCGGCTACTCGGGACTCGGCATCACCTTCGGCGACACCATCTGGGACTTCGACGGCCAGGCCATCTTCAAGCGCGCCGTGCACGGCATGTCCGGCGCCTCGAAGCAGGTGCTCGCCGAGCACGGGATCACGGGCGAGGACGTGTCGCTGGTGGTGCCGCACCAGGCCAACCTGCGCATCATCGAGAGCGTGGCCAAGTACGCCGGCATCCCGATGGAGAAGGTGATGCTCACGGTGCAGAAGTACGGCAACATGAGCGCCGCCACCGTGCCGGTCGCGTTGGTGGAAGCGCTTGAGGAAGGCCGCGTGAAGCCGAACAGTTGGTTGCTGATGCCCGCCTTCGGTGGCGGACTCACCTACTGCTCGCTGCTCGTGAAATGGGGCACCCGCGTCACGCCGCTGGGCGAGAGTGCCATCGAGATGCCGCCGCTCACGCGTTCGGCGCTTGAGATCGTCAATGAGATCCGCGCCGGTCAGGATCCGCACGGCCGGTCCAAGGACGGCTTGATGGCGCCGGCGTTCGCCCGCAGACCGGTGTCCGCCTAG
- a CDS encoding GNAT family N-acetyltransferase, giving the protein MIRIAPITLEGYGLRLEPLAPAHAAGLAAATRDGSLWEIHYTSVPAPDGVDAYIADALRGFEAGLMLPWAVRELTTDSIIGSTRYHDIVAAIDRVEIGYTWYAARWQRTHVNTAAKLLLMAHAFDALGCAVVGWRTDLLNTRSQAAIARLGAQRDGVLRHHQTRRDGSARDTVMFSLLREEWPAARARLEAKLAAHS; this is encoded by the coding sequence GTGATCCGCATCGCGCCCATTACGCTGGAAGGGTACGGCCTGCGGCTCGAGCCACTCGCGCCCGCGCACGCCGCAGGCCTCGCGGCTGCCACGCGCGATGGGTCGCTCTGGGAGATCCACTACACCTCGGTGCCCGCGCCCGATGGCGTGGACGCGTACATCGCCGACGCGCTGCGCGGATTCGAGGCGGGGCTGATGCTTCCCTGGGCCGTGCGCGAACTCACGACCGACAGCATCATCGGCAGCACGCGCTACCACGACATCGTCGCGGCGATCGATCGCGTGGAAATCGGCTACACCTGGTACGCGGCGCGTTGGCAACGCACGCACGTGAACACCGCGGCCAAGCTGCTGTTGATGGCGCACGCGTTCGATGCGCTGGGTTGCGCCGTGGTCGGCTGGCGCACGGACCTGCTCAACACGCGCTCGCAGGCGGCGATTGCGCGGCTCGGTGCGCAGCGCGATGGCGTGCTGCGGCACCACCAGACTCGGCGGGATGGATCCGCGCGGGATACGGTGATGTTCAGCCTGCTGCGCGAGGAGTGGCCCGCGGCGCGGGCACGGCTCGAGGCGAAGTTGGCGGCGCACAGCTAG
- a CDS encoding homocysteine S-methyltransferase family protein, translated as MARYRHSLPQLAPIPFLTDGGLETTLIYHDGLELPEFAAFHLLRDAEGTLALQRYFRRYADIAVQHRTGLILESATWRASSDWGRRIGYTAADLVDVNRRAITMLEVIRADIGTAETPVVISGNIGPRGDGYVPDQLMSAEDAERYHRPQITTFASTVADLVTAVTLNYTAEAIGIARAARGVGMPVVLSFTVETDGRLPTGQSLAEAIAEVDAATENYPAYYMVNCAHPSHFAHLFSDEQPVWERIRGLRANASRKSHAELNAATELDAGNPDEFGADYAALRAVMPWCTILGGCCGTDHRHIEAVAAQSYHPWSRQPAGSR; from the coding sequence ATGGCCCGCTATCGCCACTCCCTGCCGCAGCTCGCGCCGATTCCGTTCCTCACCGACGGCGGGCTGGAGACGACGCTCATCTATCACGATGGGCTCGAGTTGCCGGAGTTCGCCGCCTTCCACTTGCTGCGCGACGCCGAGGGCACGCTGGCCCTGCAACGCTACTTCCGCCGTTACGCGGACATCGCGGTGCAGCATCGCACGGGACTGATCCTCGAGAGCGCCACCTGGCGTGCGAGCAGCGATTGGGGCCGACGGATCGGCTATACGGCCGCCGACCTCGTGGACGTGAATCGCCGGGCCATCACGATGCTCGAGGTGATTCGCGCCGACATCGGCACGGCCGAGACCCCGGTAGTGATCAGCGGCAACATCGGACCGCGCGGCGATGGCTACGTGCCCGACCAACTGATGAGCGCCGAGGACGCCGAGCGGTATCATCGTCCGCAGATCACGACCTTCGCGTCCACCGTGGCCGATCTCGTGACCGCCGTGACGCTCAACTACACGGCCGAGGCGATCGGCATCGCGCGCGCGGCGCGTGGGGTGGGGATGCCGGTGGTGCTCTCGTTCACGGTGGAGACCGACGGGCGCTTGCCCACGGGCCAGTCGCTGGCCGAGGCGATCGCCGAGGTGGACGCGGCCACCGAGAACTATCCCGCCTACTATATGGTGAACTGCGCGCACCCCTCGCACTTCGCGCATCTGTTCAGTGACGAGCAGCCGGTGTGGGAGCGCATCCGCGGCCTGCGCGCGAACGCCTCGCGGAAGAGCCACGCCGAGCTGAACGCCGCGACGGAGCTCGACGCCGGCAATCCCGACGAGTTCGGCGCCGACTACGCGGCGCTGCGCGCGGTGATGCCCTGGTGCACGATCCTCGGCGGCTGCTGCGGCACCGACCACCGGCACATCGAGGCGGTGGCGGCTCAGTCGTACCATCCCTGGAGCCGCCAACCGGCGGGGTCGCGGTAG